A stretch of Planococcus citri chromosome 5, ihPlaCitr1.1, whole genome shotgun sequence DNA encodes these proteins:
- the LOC135847261 gene encoding spidroin-2-like produces the protein MKPHPIGLYLLCVLLAGYASAQNGYQYNRPNGQSTLKPSNGNGNGNGNGNGNGRNSAQKNGFSGQKNGAQTNGYQNGQNGQSYQNSQSPSNGYQYSKPSVNFPPPTASPNGAPVTTPSAGYSSPASFPQPFRPNGGSTPGGFPQPYSTQSPTSFGSTESTNGFQTSTAQKQTNGFGAPQRTNGYTPRPQSFSSFPTASTNAGYGSSQVTGGFSVEPSSTPAPGFEPSGYSGPNQGNRFGNTGYGGAPTPDQSSFNAGSTGPSGPTGYYSQPTQRPGGFPTAGSPAPSGPSNFQGPGSTPSSGPTSYTPGSPASLGPSSFTTGTAGSQRPSSFTTGNAGSLGPSSFNAGGGASQGPSSFNAGNAGGLGPSSFNAGNAGGLGPSSFSAGGGGLQGPSSFTSGAPGSQGPSSFNAGSTGPQGPGGFVPSKQTAAPDDGSYDNGDYSAIPGSPNTDYPVFAEIPKTSFSCNAQQFPGYYADVEARCQVFHICANGLKYDFLCPNGTIFSQQHFVCVWWNQFECSTAESFYNLNEKLYQAGPAAQQGPTANFGGLSGPQGPSANFAGATGPQGPTANFGGLSGPQGPTANYAGAQGPQGPTANFGGLTGPQGPTANFGGAQGPQGPTANYGGAQGPQGPTANFGGAQGPQGPTANFGGAQGPQGPTANFGGAQGPQGPSANNYGGFPGSQGPSSNFGGPIGPQGPTTSYGTPTGSQGPAGGYGSPAGFQGPTSNFPGSLATPKTQNNFGAPTGPSGPTETDQALNFPKYGAPTSQQLDYGTGTTLAPEDNLDIRFQPVQPKAPSSPSRPAGGYSQGGFQTAGPGGFSSSPSDSFSPVTATEQSVTEINPFNIYSGPDNTFSNLETESPTSQSFPSQGGIPQPNREYLPPAYGKKR, from the exons ATGAAACCGCACCCTATCGGCCTAT ATTTATTATGCGTGTTATTGGCCGGCTATGCGTCA GCACAGAACGGATACCAATATAACCGACCAAACGGGCAATCAACTTTGAAACCGTCGAATGGAAATGGCAATGGCAATGGAAACGGAAACGGAAACGGTCGAAATAGCGCTCAGAAGAACGGTTTCTCGGGTCAGAAGAACGGTGCTCAAACCAACGGTtaccaaaatggtcaaaatggccaaagttaccaaaatagtcaatcacCATCAAATGGTTACCAATATAGCAAACCTTCGGTGAACTTCCCACCTCCAACTGCTAGTCCAAATGGTGCTCCAGTTACCACACCAAGTGCCGGATACTCATCTCCGGCCAGTTTTCCTCAACCATTCAGACCAAATGGTGGATCCACACCAGGAGGATTCCCTCAACCATATTCTACTCAGTCACCTACCAGTTTTGGATCCACTGAATCTACCAATGGGTTCCAAACATCGACTGCTCAAAAACAAACCAATGGTTTTGGTGCACCCCAACGCACCAATGGTTATACCCCTAGACCTCAGTCATTCAGCAGTTTTCCAACCGCTTCTACAAATGCAGGTTATGGATCTAGTCAAGTAACTGGTGGTTTTAGTGTAGAACCAAGTAGTACTCCTGCTCCAGGTTTTGAACCATCTGGATACAGTGGCCCAAACCAAGGTAATAGATTTGGTAATACCGGATATGGTGGTGCTCCAACACCAGATCAATCCAGTTTCAATGCCGGAAGCACTGGACCATCTGGCCCAACTGGTTACTACTCACAGCCAACACAAAGGCCAGGAGGATTCCCAACTGCTGGAAGTCCGGCTCCTTCAGGACCTAGCAATTTCCAAGGTCCAGGTAGCACTCCATCTTCTGGGCCTACTTCTTACACTCCTGGAAGTCCCGCATCTCTCGGACCAAGCAGTTTTACCACAGGAACTGCTGGATCTCAAAGACCGAGCTCATTCACCACTGGAAATGCTGGAAGTTTGGGACCAAGTAGTTTCAATGCTGGAGGTGGTGCTTCTCAAGGGCCAAGCAGTTTCAATGCTGGAAATGCTGGAGGACTAGGACCTAGTAGTTTCAATGCAGGAAATGCTGGAGGATTAGGACCGAGTAGTTTCTCTGCTGGCGGCGGTGGTCTCCAAGGACCTAGTTCGTTTACTTCTGGAGCTCCTGGATCTCAAGGTCCAAGCTCTTTTAATGCCGGAAGTACTGGTCCTCAAGGTCCTGGTGGTTTTGTTCCTAGCAAGCAGACTGCAGCTCCGGATGATGGCAGTTATGATAATGGCGACTATTCGGCTATTCCAGGATCTCCTAATACTGATTACCCTGTTTTCGCTGAAATACCAAAGACTTCATTTAGTTGTAACGCTCAACAATTCCCAGGTTATTACGCGGATGTTGAAGCTCGTTGCCAAGTATTCCACATTTGTGCAAATGGATTGAAATACGATTTCTTATGCCCTAATGGAACTATTTTCAGTCAACAACATTTTGTTTGCGTTTGGTGGAATCAATTCGAATGCAGTACTGCTGAAAGCTTctataatttgaatgaaaaattatatcaaGCTGGACCAGCAGCTCAACAAGGACCAACTGCCAACTTTGGAGGCTTATCTGGTCCCCAAGGACCTTCAGCCAATTTCGCTGGAGCAACTGGCCCTCAAGGACCAACAGCTAACTTTGGTGGTCTGAGTGGCCCTCAAGGACCAACTGCCAATTATGCCGGTGCTCAAGGTCCTCAAGGACCAACGGCTAACTTTGGTGGTCTGACTGGTCCTCAAGGACCAACTGCCAACTTCGGAGGTGCTCAAGGCCCACAAGGACCAACTGCCAATTATGGTGGTGCCCAAGGGCCACAAGGACCAACTGCAAACTTTGGCGGTGCCCAAGGCCCACAAGGACCAACAGCCAACTTCGGTGGTGCTCAAGGCCCACAAGGACCAACTGCCAACTTTGGCGGTGCTCAAGGCCCACAAGGCCCATCTGCCAACAACTATGGTGGTTTCCCTGGATCCCAAGGACCATCAAGTAACTTCGGTGGCCCAATAGGCCCGCAAGGACCAACTACAAGCTATGGCACTCCTACTGGCTCCCAAGGTCCAGCTGGTGGTTATGGCAGTCCAGCAGGTTTTCAAGGCCCAACATCCAATTTCCCAGGTTCATTAGCTACACCCAAAACTCAAAACAATTTCGGCGCACCAACTGGCCCATCTGGACCGACTGAAACCGATCAAGCATTAAATTTCCCTAAATACGGAGCTCCTACGAGTCAACAACTCGATTACGGAACTGGAACCACTCTGGCACCAGAAGACAACTTGGATATTCGTTTCCAACCAGTTCAACCTAAAGCTCCATCATCACCATCGCGACCTGCTGGTGGTTATAGTCAAGGTGGATTCCAGACTGCCGGACCTGGAGGATTTTCCAGTTCACCTTCAGATAGTTTTTCTCCAGTAACTGCCACTGAACAATCAGTTACTGAAATCAATCCATTTAATATTTATAGTGGACCTGATAATACTTTCTCCAATCTCGAGACTGAATCACCCACCAGTCAAAGTTTCCCATCGCAAGGTGGCATACCACAACCCAATAGAGAATATTTACCGCCTGCTTATGGCAAAAAAAGATGA